In a genomic window of Anomalospiza imberbis isolate Cuckoo-Finch-1a 21T00152 chromosome 5, ASM3175350v1, whole genome shotgun sequence:
- the REP15 gene encoding rab15 effector protein, producing MWKRPPPAEKMGQKVSQEDNQENKAETLVICEVFSQGVLHASQRLKDYLGFVDPQSKFQPATNTLSEIFLVNFIGFCVGKGVEEQIMTSKMTKQQSSLFGVDWIWTLCGSDKQIKLQIAVQALQPAELFHGEGPAEDCCREAALADECFQNMSRFEKLAEFCRLVGRDCLGLFVMFGVPGKPKDIRGVLLDSVAKEEQKCRLSGRNALRQFVTSTDSFLPTKDMLENCLGTKNRLKDVGNVYINFV from the coding sequence ATGTGGAAACGACCTCCTCCGGCAGAGAAAATGGGCCAGAAGGTCTCCCAGGAGGACAACCAGGAGAACAAGGCTGAAACTCTGGTCATCTGTGAAGTCTTCAGCCAGGGTGTGCTCCATGCATCTCAAAGGCTGAAGGATTATCTGGGTTTTGTGGATCCTCAAAGCAAATTCCAGCCAGCCACAAACACACTGAGTGAGATCTTCCTGGTCAACTTCATCGGCTTCTGCGTGGGAAAGGGCGTGGAGGAGCAGATCATGACCAGCAAAATGACCAAGCAGCAGTCCTCCCTGTTCGGAGTGGACTGGATCTGGACTCTCTGTGGGTCTGACAAGCAGATCAAGCTGCAGATCGCCGTGCAGGCCTTGCAGCCGGCCGAGCTCTTCCACGGCGAGGGCCCTGCTGAGGATTGCTGCCGGGAGGCCGCGCTGGCCGACGAGTGCTTCCAGAACATGAGCAGGTTTGAGAAGCTGGCCGAGTTCTGCCGCCTGGTGGGACGGGACTGCCTGGGCTTGTTCGTCATGTTCGGCGTGCCAGGGAAGCCCAAGGACATCCGAGGAGTCCTGCTGGACAGCGTTGCCAAGGAGGAGCAAAAATGCCGCCTGTCGGGCAGGAATGCGCTGCGGCAATTTGTCACCAGCACTGACAGCTTCCTGCCCACAAAAGACATGCTGGAAAATTGCCTGGGCACCAAAAACAGGCTGAAGGACGTGGGCAATGTGTACATAAACTTTGTGtga